One region of Gossypium raimondii isolate GPD5lz chromosome 6, ASM2569854v1, whole genome shotgun sequence genomic DNA includes:
- the LOC105772553 gene encoding uncharacterized protein LOC105772553 has product MGNEAKTTSNVGGGGFKARMEHYIYSGEKKHVMAGIAIVALVFGAPWFLMNRGTKHQSHQDYMEKADKARSQRLSSSK; this is encoded by the exons ATGGGAAACGAAGCAAAAACCACCTCCAACGTGGGAGGAGGAGGATTCAAGGCGAGAATGGAACACTACATATATAGCGGTGAAAAGAAGCATGTAATGGCTGGCATCGCCATCGTCGCCCTCGTTTTTGGTGCCCCTTGGTTTCTCATGAACCGAG GAACAAAGCATCAGTCACACCAAGATTACATGGAGAAAGCTGACAAGGCACGGAGTCAACGACTTTCTTCTTCAAAATAA
- the LOC105772552 gene encoding magnesium transporter MRS2-1 produces the protein MADLKERLLPPKPQSAINIRDASYRPSASGRQPFQGMDLSGLKKRGQGLRSWIRVDTSGNSQIIEVDKFTMMRRCDLPARDLRLLDPLFVYPSTILGREKAIVVNLEQIRCIITADEVLLLNSLDSYVLQYVVELQRRLTSGVGEVWQSEGPELNRRRSSRGFDYVYGSTSPDYLPFEFRALEVALEAACTFLDSQAAELEIEAYPLLDELTSKISTLNLERVRRLKSRLVALTRRVQKVRDEIEQLMDDDGDMAEMYLTEKKSRMESSFYGDQSLMGFRSNDGLSASAPVSPVASPPELRRLEKSLSIARSRHESMRSSESATENIEELEMLLEAYFVLIDSTLNKLTSLKEYIDDTEDFINIQLDNVRNQLIQFELLLTTATFVVAIFGVVAGIFGMNFAIPMFDDPGAFKWVLIITGVCGIIIFCAFVWFFKYRRLMPL, from the exons ATGGCAGACCTAAAAGAGCGTTTGCTTCCACCGAAACCTCAATCGGCTATAAACATTAGAGATGCTTCCTATCGGCCATCTGCCTCTGGACGCCAGCCTTTCCAAGGCATGGATTTATCAGGGTTAAAGAAGCGGGGCCAAGGACTCAGATCTTGGATCCGTGTTGATACATCTGGGAATTCACAAATAATCGAGGTTGACAAGTTCACTATGATGCGTCGATGTGATCTACCAGCCCGAGACCTACGGCTTCTTGACCCTTTGTTTGTTTACCCCTCGACAATCCTCGGTAGAGAGAAGGCTATTGTTGTAAATTTAGAGCAGATAAGGTGTATTATCACTGCCGACGAGGTTCTACTCTTGAATTCCCTTGATAGCTATGTTTTGCAGTATGTTGTGGAGTTACAAAGGCGACTTACAAGTGGAGTAGGTGAGGTATGGCAATCAGAGGGTCCCGAGTTGAACAGAAGAAGAAGCAGTAGGGGTTTTGACTATGTATACGGAAGCACATCCCCTGATTATTTGCCCTTTGAGTTTAGGGCTCTTGAAGTTGCTTTGGAAGCTGCCTGTACATTCCTTGATTCACAG GCAGCAGAATTGGAAATTGAAGCATATCCACTATTGGATGAACTTACATCAAAGATCAGTACGTTAAACTTGGAGCGTGTCCGTAGATTGAAGAGCAGACTTGTTGCATTGACTCGAAGAGTTCAAAAG gttaGAGATGAGATAGAACAGCTGATGGATGATGATGGTGATATGGCGGAAATGTATCTTACTGAGAAGAAAAGCAGAATGGAATCATCATTTTATGGTGATCAATCTTTAATGGGATTCAGATCGAATGACGGACTTTCTGCTTCTGCTCCAGTTTCTCCTGTTGCTTCACCACCCGAATTGCGCAGGCTGGAGAAAAGCCTGAGCATTGCAAGGAGCCGCCATGAGAGCATGAGGAGTTCAGAGAGCGCTACAGAGAATATTGAAGAGCTTGAGATGTTACTGGAAGCATACTTTGTTCTCATTGACAGCACCCTAAATAAGTTGACTTCA TTGAAGGAATACATTGATGACACGGAGGATTTCATCAACATTCAGCTG GATAATGTTCGAAACCAGCTGATCCAATTTGAATTGCTACTGACAACTGCAACATTTGTCGTTGCCATTTTTGGTGTGGTAGCTGGAATATTTGGTATGAACTTTGCCATACCTATGTTTGATGACCCTGGTGCATTCAAGTGGGTCCTGATAATTACAGGGGTTTGCGGGATCATCATATTCTGTGCATTTGTGTGGTTCTTCAAGTACAGAAGACTTATGCCCCTatga